In Bicyclus anynana chromosome 13, ilBicAnyn1.1, whole genome shotgun sequence, a genomic segment contains:
- the LOC112058085 gene encoding octopamine receptor — translation MGQTYTDAYANFTSINYSQSYNVIDVDKDDCAVADEPKYPSSFGIMLAVPEWEAICTALVLTLIIISTIVGNILVILSVFTYKPLRIVQNFFIVSLAVADLTVAILVLPLNVAYSILGQWVFGIYMCKMWLTCDIMCCTSSILNLCAIALDRYWAITDPINYAQKRTLERVLLMIGIVWILSLIISSPPLLGWNDWPEVFEPDTPCRLTSQPGFVIFSSSGSFYIPLVIMTVVYFEIYLATKKRLRDRAKATKISTISSGQNRFASKESDEKDQDSVSSEANHNEHQGVTRLVSNNEKKKSKKSTPKKKPKCRYWSKDDKFQNKLIIPILSNDNSVTDIADNIENRNTSSESNSKETHEDDLEVIESSIKVQKRQNPSQQNTVYQFIEEKQRISLTRERRAARTLGIIMGVFVVCWLPFFVIYLVIPFCASCCLSNKFINFITWLGYINSALNPLIYTIFNMDFRRAFKKLLFIKP, via the coding sequence ATGGGCCAGACGTACACGGATGCCTACGCTAACTTCACTTCGATAAATTACTCGCAATCTTACAATGTAATAGACGTTGATAAAGACGATTGCGCCGTCGCAGATGAACCTAAATATCCAAGTAGCTTCGGAATAATGCTGGCCGTCCCGGAATGGGAGGCCATTTGTACAGCCCTTGTACTGACACTAATCATCATTTCAACAATTGTGGGCAACATACTAGTTATACTCAGCGTATTCACGTACAAACCTCTCAGAATCGTCCAAAACTTTTTCATAGTATCGCTTGCTGTGGCCGATTTAACGGTTGCCATTTTGGTCCTTCCTCTAAACGTGGCATATTCGATACTCGGGCAATGGGTGTTCGGAATCTACATGTGCAAAATGTGGCTTACCTGCGACATAATGTGCTGCACCTCCTCTATACTAAACCTTTGTGCGATAGCCCTCGACAGATACTGGGCTATAACAGACCCCATCAACTACGCTCAAAAGAGGACTTTGGAGAGAGTGCTTTTAATGATTGGCATTGTATGGATACTTTCACTTATAATTAGTTCCCCACCGTTGTTGGGTTGGAATGATTGGCCCGAAGTTTTTGAACCTGACACCCCATGCCGTCTGACGTCTCAACCTGGCTTCGTTATATTCTCTTCTTCAGGATCATTTTACATCCCACTAGTTATAATGACAGTAGTTTACTTTGAGATATATTTAGCTACTAAAAAAAGATTAAGAGATAGAGCTAAAGCGACAAAAATTAGTACAATATCAAGCGGACAAAACAGGTTCGCTTCTAAGGAAAGCGACGAAAAAGACCAAGATTCTGTTAGTTCAGAAGCCAACCACAACGAACACCAAGGCGTAACGCGCCTCGTATCAAACAACGAAAAAAAGAAGTCAAAAAAATCAACGCCAAAAAAGAAACCCAAGTGCAGGTATTGGAGCAAAGATGATAAGTTTCAAAACAAGCTGATTATTCCAATTCTATCAAATGATAATTCAGTTACCGATATTGCAGATAATATAGAAAATCGAAACACATCATCTGAGAGTAATTCGAAAGAAACACATGAAGACGATCTGGAAGTGATCGAGTCTTCTATAAAAGTTCAAAAACGTCAAAATCCGAGCCAACAAAACACTGTGTACCAGTTCATAGAAGAGAAACAGCGGATTTCTCTGACGCGAGAAAGACGCGCTGCGCGGACGCTGGGAATTATTATGGGAGTATTTGTTGTATGTTGGTTACCATTCTTTGTTATCTACCTAGTTATACCGTTCTGTGCAAGCTGTTGTCTATCGAACAAGTTTATAAACTTCATAACTTGGCTAGGATATATAAATTCCGCTTTAAATCctttaatttatacaatatttaatatggACTTTCGAAGAGCATTCAAAAAACTGTTATTTATAAAACCATGA